From Chromohalobacter canadensis, one genomic window encodes:
- the nrdR gene encoding transcriptional regulator NrdR: MHCPFCGKYDTKVTDSRLVAEGDQVRRRRQCNDCGERFTTYETAELVMPRVIKGDGSRETFDERKLRAGMLRALEKRPVSAESIEAAVERIRQRLRARGERELEAREIGEEVMRSLKRLDQVAYIRFASVYRRFQDLDEFRAEIDRLAQEPSFVPDDNDQR, translated from the coding sequence ATGCACTGCCCCTTTTGTGGAAAGTATGACACCAAGGTGACCGATTCGCGCCTCGTGGCCGAAGGGGATCAGGTGCGTCGGCGCCGCCAGTGCAATGACTGCGGCGAACGCTTCACCACCTACGAGACGGCGGAGCTGGTCATGCCTCGCGTGATCAAGGGCGACGGCTCGCGGGAGACCTTCGATGAGCGCAAGTTGCGTGCCGGCATGCTACGCGCATTGGAAAAACGCCCGGTCAGCGCCGAATCCATCGAGGCGGCGGTCGAGCGTATCCGTCAGCGTCTGCGTGCCCGTGGCGAGCGTGAACTCGAGGCACGCGAGATCGGCGAGGAGGTCATGCGCTCGCTGAAGCGGCTCGATCAGGTCGCCTATATCCGCTTCGCTTCCGTCTACCGTCGCTTCCAGGACCTCGACGAATTTCGCGCCGAAATCGACCGCTTGGCGCAAGAGCCCAGCTTTGTGCCCGACGATAACGATCAGCGCTGA
- a CDS encoding GlsB/YeaQ/YmgE family stress response membrane protein, with translation MGIIAWIVFGLLAGIVAKLIMPGRDPGGLIITMIIGILGAIVGGWVGTALGFGTVDGFNFGSFVIAVLGAIILLGLYRIVKK, from the coding sequence ATGGGCATCATCGCATGGATCGTCTTCGGCCTGCTGGCCGGCATTGTCGCCAAGCTGATCATGCCGGGGCGCGACCCCGGTGGCCTCATCATCACCATGATCATCGGGATCCTCGGGGCCATCGTTGGGGGCTGGGTCGGCACCGCGCTGGGCTTCGGTACGGTGGATGGCTTCAACTTCGGCAGTTTCGTCATCGCCGTACTCGGCGCCATCATCCTGCTGGGACTTTACCGTATCGTGAAGAAATGA